The sequence below is a genomic window from Phaeodactylum tricornutum CCAP 1055/1 chromosome 14, whole genome shotgun sequence.
GCTCTGGTGGTGGCTATGGAGATCAAAGGTACGTGTTGGGATGGACGAGTCCAATCTGTGAAGGCCAAATGACTGGCATTTTGCATTCTTTTCGGTTCTGGTTAACTGTTGCTTACATATTCAAATGATTCCGCATCTTTTTACAACAGTGTCGCCACTGTAGACTATGACTATTCCAAGGCGTACGGGGGTGTGGGCGATGCTTCGGTTGTATCTTCGGCAGGAGGCACGCTGGGCGAAAACACCCGATTGACTAAGGATGAAACCACGACGGGAACTTTATCTCGTGCTGCACTGGGTGCCGGCTACGACTCGGAAGCTCAATATGACAGGGACGACAGCGTTCGAGAGGAAATCATCGAAGTAGTCGCGCCGTCGGGCAAGCTCGGGGTGGTGATTGACACGCCTGACGACGGTGCACCGGTCGTCCACGCCGTCAAGGATTCTTCCGTAATCGCGCATCAAATAAAGGTCGGCGACAAGCTTATCGCTGTAGACGACCAAGATGTCACCGCCATGACGGCAATCAAGGTATCCAAACTGATCAGTAAGAAAAGTGCCAACCCGACTCGAAAGCTGACGATTATCCGCTCGTCTCTATATGATGATCACTGAGTCGTCGGACTGGGAGGAGCTCGCCCCGGAATAGTATGTGCGTCAATGTAATGTGGTCTACTAGAAATTCTCAGTATCAAGGAATATTCTGGTCTTTTTCAACTCGACTACGTAGGTTCCTGTTCAAGTATAACTTGGCAACACGTGTTATAGTGTGGTTCGTACTCTACCACAGCTACCGATCGAGGACGTGCTCATTGTAATGAATCGATAGACCACAGGTCACTCCGATTCTCAGTAACTTGGAAGTGGCCCAGAAGAGGCaagtcgtcgttctcgttttCTGTTGTATCTTCAAAGAGAAAAGTCGTATCGTCGGTTTCAACCAACGATTCTTTTTTCGAATACATCGATTTGCACCGGAACTTCAGAAGCAACAGAATGGCGTTGGAAATAGAAAAATCACTGGCCTTGGGCAGATCTGTCGATGATGGCGTCAAAGTCGTGTACGCAAATGACCGTCGAGGGAAGGTTCCGTTGGGCCCTGTTTTCTCTCTGCTACACAGCCAATGCAATAGATCGCCTCTGgaaagtgacagtgaatggtACATGATAAGGAAACGATACGGTACGGTACTATCCaggtaactgtaagtgagaATGTTGATCGTCCTTTTGACGGAACGATCGCGTTTGTGATCTCGTCGGCGATTTTGGGGGGATCTCGCAAAAGCTTTGTCTGCCGACCGGCGTGGCAGTCCTTATATGTTATTGTGAATAGAGTTTTTCCGAATTACTATGTGGGCTGGCGTTTCAGGTAGCATGTCGATTGaaagtcactgtcaattcatACGAGATTGACAATGATTACCTATTTATCCAACTGTCCAAATAGGCCCAAACTGTGATCTACCCTATCGAACAAAATCTGACCTCACAGGGAGAACCAGCAAAATCGATATTCAAAGGCCATCCTTTTGTGCGACTTACTTCTACCAATGACTTCGAGAGCTGGTATGACATTGTTAATTCTAAAGTCTTATAAGACAAGCTATGATAAAGCAGTTTTCTGGAAAGTACACATCAAAATTTCGCCTGTTCCGAAGCGATAGAAATCACGAACTGACAGAGATGCATATCTTCTGATAGATTCCGACGGTGAGGCTCCTTCCACAAACCTTGGTTTTGATCTCCCGGGGACATCTACCCATCATAACTTTCGAGCCTCTGGCCCCCCTCGATAGGAGAGAgcattttttgtttgcacCATGGACCCTCCTGAATGCAGCGGACATAGTCATGACCACGACCATGGCGATGATCTTGGACGCAGTCTCCGACCCTATGTTGACTTTTCGAAAACGATTTGCTTGAACGAGGAAGTTCGGGGATCAGGGATAGATGTGATTAAGCTTCATGAGGATCGCCTCAGCGAATATCCATCAGTTCGTTCGCCGGAAGATGATCCTGAGTTGATACTACACATAATGTTCACCGAAGCGGTGACTGTCCAGTCCATTGCCATTCGAAACGCAAGCAACAATAGGGAGACAGCATCACCCAAGCGGATTAAAATTTTCACAAATAGAGATCAAATTGATTTTGAGACGGCTAGGGAGATGTCAGCACAGCAAGAATTGGATTTGCTGCCCCCACATCACGTCATAGATGGGACGGTGGATTACCCTTCTCGCCCCGCAGGTCGATTCCAAAACATTAGTTCGTTGACAATATTTTTTGTTGATAACTACGACAGTTCTGGAGAAATGGGAACTGAGATAACGTTTGTTGGTCTGAAAGGGAAAGGGTCGGGAATAAAGCGACAAGCTGTTGAAGCTGTTTACGAATCTCGAGGAATGCGAGCAGACCACAAGGTACGTGGCGAGTTTGGTGCAGCAAACATTCTTTAGGGGCATGCAGCAATTCCCAAATCGTATTGCCTCGACCGTGAATTGCGGAAACCGTCTgttttgattgactgtgagcgtaATAATTGATAGTTCGATGTTTTTTAACAATACCCTGGTAGACGGTAACAAAGCTCCATTATAATGGGTTATGTGGGTGCCAGCTAACACGACCGTGTCAGGTGGTTTTCTAGCTAGAACCGAGGGATATTGATTCCTGACCAAATAAAAGTTGTTCAttgcgttgactgtgagtcggTTTCTTTGCTCACCAAAAAAAATCCGGTACTTCGTGAACTCATCTATTCACTTTTCCCTTCATTGCCCATGCTGCATGCACGTGCGCTTAATCTTGTTCCAGCGTTTCGTCGCGTTTGCAATCCAGCGTCTGCAATACAGGCTCGCGGCCTTCACGTCGAAAAACGACTTGACGATCTTGGTATTGATCTACCACCTGCTCCGACTCCCAAAGCAAATTACAACATCGTTTGTCATGCTTCTGGTGGCATGATGTATATCTCCGGCCATTTGCCACTTAAAACGGACGGCACTCTAATCACTGGAAGAATCGGGCCTGCTTCTGGGGGTGAAACTATCAAGCATGGCTACGAAGCAGCTCGACAAGCTGGCTTGAATATCATCAGCACTTTGAAAGAGCAACTGGGAAATCTAGACCGTGTCGAGAAAGTGGTCAAGGTATGTCTTCGGTTACACTAACATAATGGCGGCTTTTTGCTTGCAATTGTCTCTGATCGGAACGTGTTTTTTACTCTTAGGTGTTCGGTATTGTGCAGTCAAATGACGATTTTAAGGAGCAGCATTTGGTCATGGATGGGTGCTCTGATGTGATTATGCAGGTTTTTGGAAAGGACGTTGGCTATCATGCTCGATCTGCGATCGGAACGAGTACTCTGCCTTTAGACATGTCAGTCGAAGTAGAAGCTATAGTTCAGGTTAAAACATGACCAATTCATTGGACTAGCTACAATCCAGCAGTAAACAAGAAAGTTGCTCTTTTTAGCAAAGCGTTTTGATCAGCAAACCTGCACATTTTGCGGAAATCTCAACACGATGTGTCGATGGTTCGTCCGCATTCTAATCCCTTTTACCTCTAAACAGTAAACTTTCTAATTCGTATGGGGCCCAATAAATAGGCCAAACTTTGATCAAGTTACTATGCTTTTACCAGCTGTCCTTCTGGGCGATAGCTTACAGTCAGATTTCTAATTGTGCTGGCTCTGccatttactgttagtgacACGTTATCGGATTGCTGTCGTCATACGCTTGACTAACGCTCCCCTACGAGACTTGACTTTTTTTAACCTGCAAAACAGCGCCGAGTTGATGCGGCAAGGATCCTCTCGCATAAGCTCATTTTGCCAAAACCATCGGAGTCACTTTGTTTGCTCTAAAGCCTGATTGTCTTCGTGCTCCACAGCTGGTCCACATCCTTTTGAATGCCTTTTTCTACTGCGTTTGCTTTTCGTCGCTTTTCCTATTCTCGACGTCGTGCTTCATTCATTGTTGTATCGGCTGCCGCCCTGTTACCAACCTTTCGTGCAATGTCGTTTCAAACTTTTCGGAAAGATGGTACAATTACTGTCACGCCCAAGAATGAAGCAGAGCAAAGCGCGTTGGTAGTTATTTCGCACGGTCTTGGCGATAGTGCGGAAGGTTTTGCTGATGTAGCGGAGGTAAGCTTCATCGTCAGAGAAAATTGGTTGACCCAATGTACAGCTTCCGACGAAGCTCTGACTATTTTTTGTCGTTTATATTAGACCCTGGCGATGCAAATGCCTCACGTAAAGTTTGTGTTACCAACGGCCCCTACGCAGCCTGTGACGATGAACATGGGCATGTCGATGCCGAGCTGGTACGATATTGTCGGTTTGGACGAACGGGCGAACGAAAACTGCAAAGGTATCGAAATTTCTCGAACTAGAATCACGTCCATTCTAGAAGAGGAACATGCCAACACTGGTTTACCCTATAGGCGCATGGTACTCGCTGGATTCTCTCAAGGTGGCGCCCTTTCCTTGTATACCGGCTTGCAATTGAAAGCAGAGCAAAAGCTAGCAGCGGTAATAGTAATGTCGGGCTATTTGCCGGCGGCCAAGACTTTTGCAGTTACTACAGGCTTGGAAAGTGTTCCCGTTCTGCATTGTCACGGAACACAAGATCCGGTAGTCCAATTTAGCATGGCGGCAAAATCGAAACAGCGCGTTCTGGAAAAAGGAGGCCAGCAATACGAATTGAAATCATATCCCATTCCGCACACGGTCAGTCCTGCCGAGATAAACGATGTGCTAAAGTTTCTGCAGAAACAGCTCCCGCCGGACGATACTTGTAAAGTCAAGCTCAAGGACCCATCGGAGATGTCGGTCAAGGAACTACGAGCGGCTGTGCGACAGGCCGGCTTACAGTCAAAGGCTGTCGGTTTTATGGAGAAGTCTGAGTTTGTCCAACTCTTGGAAACCCACCGAAATGGGAAATTATAAAGCATAGATTTGCAACACTTTATCTATAGCGAGAATAAGCATGATTAAAGCGTAGGAGTGAATTTTATAATGGATTGAAAGGCGCGCTAAGCTACTTTACTCATCATCGTGCCGACGCTTGGTTCCGTTGTATTTCTTCGCAAACTTTTGGTTCCGCAAAAACTTGGGATCCATACCTTTAGTTGATACAAACTTGCTTCGCTTGGCCTTTTTGATACCGTTAGCGTGAGCTTTGTGCGTACTGTTGTGTGCGCAAGTATTCTTTTGCTGTGGAGGACAAGCGACGAAAGAACAAAAAGCATGTGAGAAAATGAGAGCAACAAAAGTAGACAAACGGTATCCATTCAACGCCAAGAGAGAGACGTGAAGGTAGGCAAGCTCAGTCAATTAGCCTAGGTCTGGTGAATACATGGACGCTGAGGAGGACTATCGCGATCAAGCATCAGAGCATCGTCCAAGTGATCCGATATTTCACCTCAAATGCAGTGGCGTACGATTCTTTGATTCTGATTTGCAGAGAACCCTCATCTATAGAACCAAGCCTATCGAACGTTTGACTCAGTGCTCACGGGTAGTCCGAGATCGATGCATCCTAAAAAAGGATGATACAGGGCCGACTTTCTCCGGTCCGACCCAGAAGATTTATTTTATCCGCGTGATTGTTGCAACTTGCCTTCACCATGATCAAAAAGGGTACTGAACAGCAATTATCAAAAAGACGATGCTTTGACAGGACTGAACGATACGTAAGCGATGCCGCAACAAGTTAGCTCGGATCCGTGCATCGGTGTATTGAAAGTAAGCATATGAGTAAACGCGGTAAACAGTAAAAACGTACCCATTATGCCCTACTAATTCGTACGAACTAGGGTTGCTTGGTTCGAATTTCGCATTTACAGTCCGTCAGCCAATCCGTCAGAGTCATTtaccaacaaaaacaatTATTCACAGTTACGGTTAGAACCTAAAATCCGTTAATGAAAAACGGCATATCAAATTTATATTACCGGACAAAGTTGCACGCGAaggctgactgtgaataaggAGCGCACCAATAGTTACGAAACAAACTCTTTTGAATGAGGGACTCGATTCGATTCACATCTCGCAATGACTCGAATCCACTGGCAGTGTGCGCCGCTCCGACTCTGAAATTCGCGATACCTTGCTGCATCTCTACAAGAGGCTTGCATTCTAGCTCAACCTTGTTCCCATAGAACCTCATACATTGCGTGTCAGGAGAGGCGCCGCCCTTATCGAACTCGCGATAAAGCACAGATATCTTGTTGATTGAAATACCCCAAGACGAGCCGTGGTACTAGCAACATTAagatttacagtcaacagcGAAAAGCATATTCCCTTCAATCGACTGCTACTTCCTTAGTTTCCTTTGAAGAAGTTGACTTGGAACAACAGGAACAACCACCTATCAGAAATTTAACATTTAAGGACCATCGAAGATTGACTCGTGCCCAAAGTACCCCGGACTTTTCGCAAGAACCAAACACTGCGCGTTTTCTTCCTTCCGGACAAAATCCGTGGTTGTCGTTGTATCGGCAGATCCTTGCGCGTGCCAAACGAAGAATGCGCAGCAACGGCTCTTCGGTTTCTCCTGCGCCCCGGTCCGAAAGTATGGCGTACCCCAAAGCCAGCACGTCTACTCTTGTGAGTAAGATGCAGTACGTGTGTCGTCAGAACGGACGAGCTTTGATTGCTACCCTGgtcttttttgcttttgtcggCGTGCTGGCCTCCGACGCGTTGCATGATCTTCGCCAGGGAACTGCTGGAGGTCTGCGAGGTATCATAACTCCCAAAGGTATCAATCACGCTGCTAGCTTGCAGCACTGGGGAGGAGCCGTCCACAATGGGTATTTCAAAGTTCAGGACTCCGTTATGGGTCCTATGCGATTCAACTTTGCAGCTGTgacggatttggatgaaCTAAGTAGGGTGGAATGGGAAAAGAAGCCGACTTTTCGTTCTGTCTTGGTACCAGGAACGCTTACAGCTACGCAAGGGCGTTATCACATCAAATTCGAAAACGCTCGCGAATTACTTACGCTCCACAACGAAGCTGGCCGGGGTGCCGAATTTTCGGAACTGACGGTTTACAATGATCGTCTCCTTACCTTCGACGATCGTACGGGCGATGTGTTTGAGTTACTCAATAACGCAGAGGCTACCAAGTCGTTCGTCGTTCCCCGATTCGTTATTACTGAAGGCAACGGAGATACAGATAAAGGCATGAAGTGGGAATGGTCTACTGTGAAGAACGGCGAACTGTACATGGGCAGTATGGGCAAAGAGTATACGCGACCGGACGGGACGATTCAAAATCGCAACAACTTGTGGATTGGTATACTCAACGCCGAAGGCGAACTTCGCCGCGAAGATTGGACGGACCAGTACAACGTCGTCCGCAAGGCTCTTAAGGCCTTGTCGCCAGGATATCTCATCATCGAGGCTGTTAATTGGAGTGACCACTTGCAAAAGTGGGTCTTTTTGCCTCGTCGCATCTCCGAGACAGCCTacgacgaaaatgaagaCGAACGCAGAGGTGGACGGCAGCTCGTTCTCGTGAGTCCGGATTTTTCGTCGACTCAGGTTGTCGACATTAATTTACAAAAGGATCCGCTCAAGGGCTTTTCGACCTTTGCATTCGTGCCCAACACGAATGACCGCCACGCTTTTGCCATTCGGTCGGTCGAAGAAGATTGCGTAGGTGGGTTGGAAACGTGCAAACAACGATCATATTTTATTGTTTTCGATGTGCTCAGTGGCGAAACTTTGTCGGAGGAGGTCAAGTATCCCGAAGATCTGAAATTTGAAGGACTTGAGTTCGTCAACATTTACACAAAACCACCCCCGTTTTCAAATATGACATAAATGAGTCCTGTAATCTTGTGTTCATGGTGTTATTGCCGTTTTAAGTGACAGCGACGGGAAGTGGTGTAAATCTATAAAATCTGGAAAATTGGAACTTTTTGTACAGTATCATTTTTAAAGGAGTGGATTTGGTGTTCCCCATATCCTGGTCTGATCGGTTGCGGGGCAGTATCACTACGCATAACAACAATGCGCACCGTTGCACCAACTTTTCGGTTGCACTTACCGTTGCCGTTGAGGAGCTCGGTAACTTCCGATCGACTGAGTCGGTCGGGAATATTCATACCATCAATATCCACAATGCGGTCACCAGAAGGAATCTATCCGAGGAGCAGCGAGTAGTCCTTGGCTTGCTTAATGAAAGGGCTTGTCTGGTCACTAGACTCTAAAACGAGGCCGAGTGTTTTCGTATTGGCACTCGCAGTCACCTTCGTGGAAGGGATTGTCTTCCGTTGGGATCGCGTGGGTGATATTGAGCCCTCACGGATAGGCGAATATGGTCGAAGGGTATATTGCCAGTCCTCGGCAATACTGCGATTGAGAGACACCGGAACGGCAAGCATGTGGCTTTGATCCCGTGGATGTGAAAGTGACTGAGACCGAGGCCGGGAAAAGCGATAATGTCTTGGCCTCATACTCCCCATAAAGATTGATCGTTGCCAACCACACGGCACTCGACGGGGCCCGCTGCTCTTTCCGCTTATTTTAGGCTTGCCACGGGTGATGCTGATGGTATCAGTTTTCGAAAGGCAGTACCATCGTCCATTGTTTGCCGTATACTAGGGCTCTCAATTCCACTTGCTTCTGCAGGATAAGACGATACAGAATCAATCCCGTCaatgtcttcatcgtcattgTCTTCGCTTGAAAAGATATGAAAGCTCGTGTTCCCTTTATTCGGGGCAATGAACCAGGCCACTTGCTTCTCAAGATCGCCTTCATTCTCTTTTGCGTTGAAGTCCGCTACACTGACAAATACTTTAGAGAAGTTCGGCACTTGGTGCGGCGTCCTCCGGTCATTCAGCGAGGCTATAAGCTGTGCAGAAGCGGCCATGTAGTGTGATGGTACAACATTGGCTATTTTTTCTGCATTTCTGGAGCCTCTGATGGAATCTTCATTGCTGTCAATTTGATTCATGACAATCATCGGAGGAATAAGGCCTGCCAACGGGTGCGGTTCGTCTTCCGTCTCGCCACTGCCTGATTCACTAGTAGAAGACCTGCTAGGGGTATTCTTTGTCGAATTCTTTTTTTGATGACAGAAATTGACATTTAGTACTGCTCCCTTAGCATTGGCAACCGCGTTCGAGACgctttcgaaagaaaatATGTTGGCTAATTGGGATCGCTCTGATTCAGTGGGGCTAACAGCACTAGGCTCATTCACACCTCGATCTCCGTTTTCCGTTCGGACTTTTCGTTTGTGCCAAACGAAAAGACATACTCCTGCACATATCGCGGCGAAGGCCATAAGCATGGAAGCAACAAC
It includes:
- a CDS encoding lysophospholipase (Putative lysophoslipase, strong EST support but little sequence similarity to known lysophospholipases) produces the protein QSALVVISHGLGDSAEGFADVAETLAMQMPHVKFVLPTAPTQPVTMNMGMSMPSWYDIVGLDERANENCKGIEISRTRITSILEEEHANTGLPYRRMVLAGFSQGGALSLYTGLQLKAEQKLAAVIVMSGYLPAAKTFAVTTGLESVPVLHCHGTQDPVVQFSMAAKSKQRVLEKGGQQYELKSYPIPHTVSPAEINDVLKFLQKQLPP
- a CDS encoding predicted protein, whose protein sequence is MRFNFAAVTDLDELSRVEWEKKPTFRSVLVPGTLTATQGRYHIKFENARELLTLHNEAGRGAEFSELTVYNDRLLTFDDRTGDVFELLNNAEATKSFVVPRFVITEGNGDTDKGMKWEWSTVKNGELYMGSMGKEYTRPDGTIQNRNNLWIGILNAEGELRREDWTDQYNVVRKALKALSPGYLIIEAVNWSDHLQKWVFLPRRISETAYDENEDERRGGRQLVLVSPDFSSTQVVDINLQKDPLKGFSTFAFVPNTNDRHAFAIRSVEEDCVGGLETCKQRSYFIVFDVLSGETLSEEVKYPEDLKFEGLEFVNIYTKPPPFSNMT
- a CDS encoding predicted protein; amino-acid sequence: MNGTSPTPTRLSSSPSIVPSVMPTATCHDVQSYRSPINNLECSDHKGTDCIQWRHLGLNVNELEDLVNFCPESCNIDCGALSRFELRLTYRLENVITFLGPETSETIELVGVEFFTKYIQSITPQSRIFVNEAELLRQQIEPYFLGQREHALRTSQSGPYVELLIETMFRGLTVHLTTDALLGYLEEAILSTGFTQAIQGSGDPTLTQAIVSDHKKGRRFSPNAGSTAGNDDNRHASGSVVASMLMAFAAICAGVCLFVWHKRKVRTENGDRGVNEPSAVSPTESERSQLANIFSFESVSNAVANAKGAVLNVNFCHQKKNSTKNTPSRSSTSESGSGETEDEPHPLAGLIPPMIVMNQIDSNEDSIRGSRNAEKIANVVPSHYMAASAQLIASLNDRRTPHQVPNFSKVFVSVADFNAKENEGDLEKQVAWFIAPNKGNTSFHIFSSEDNDDEDIDGIDSVSSYPAEASGIESPSIRQTMDDGTAFRKLIPSASPVASLK
- a CDS encoding predicted protein, with protein sequence ALIFSHAFCSFVACPPQQKNTCAHNSTHKAHANGIKKAKRSKFVSTKGMDPKFLRNQKFAKKYNGTKRRHDDE
- a CDS encoding predicted protein, with translation MDPPECSGHSHDHDHGDDLGRSLRPYVDFSKTICLNEEVRGSGIDVIKLHEDRLSEYPSVRSPEDDPELILHIMFTEAVTVQSIAIRNASNNRETASPKRIKIFTNRDQIDFETAREMSAQQELDLLPPHHVIDGTVDYPSRPAGRFQNISSLTIFFVDNYDSSGEMGTEITFVGLKGKGSGIKRQAVEAVYESRGMRADHKVRGEFGAANIL